The following is a genomic window from Paenibacillus thiaminolyticus.
GGACATCACTCCCTTATTGTCGGAAAGGGGCGAAAGATACAAAGATGAAAGCCGAGTGGATTCATCCTTTTTTGCAATCGGCGTGCACAGTCATTGAGCAAGTCGTGCAAGTCCGTCCGGAACGGGGAGAGCTTGAGATGCTATCTTGGAGCGGGTCTCATGATTTTCGTATCCAGATAGGGATGACAGGGCAATTATCGGGCCATGTGGCGTTCGGATTAAATGAAGATGTTGCCATTAAGATGGCTTCGGCGATGATGGGAGGCTTCCCGCTGGAAGTGCTTGATGCCATTGGAGAAAGCGCGATTTCGGAGCTGGGGAATATGATTAGCGGGAATGCGACGACGTTGATGTACAATCAAGGGCTGCACGTTGATATCACGCCGCCTCAATTGCTGCTCCCCTCCAACTCGGGACCGATTCAACAGGCGATGGCGGTGCCGCTCATTATTGGAGACATCGGACGGTTTGATGTGCTCATGCATATCGGATATAGTGATAAGGTCAGTATTGTATCCTGACGCATGATGCAAGGTCTGCGGCGAGCTGCAGCGCCAGGAATGGCGGACTGCAGGCGAGGCAGGCCCAAAGGAGCAGCAGGTAATGGATTGGACAGGGAAAATTGTGCTCATCACTGGAGCGTCGAGCGGCATTGGGGCTCTGACCGCCCAAGCCGTCGCGGCAAAAGGAGCCGTTCCGGTGTTGACGGGACGTTCGCGGAACAAGCTGGAGGCCGCCGTTCTGGGCATAACAGCGGAGCATGCCGTCTATACGATGGACGTGACGAGCGACGATGACGTGGAACGTGTCATAACTGATGTCCTGAAGCGGTTCGGCCGTATCGACATCCTGCTCAACAATGCGGGATACGGGGAGTTCGAGCGCGTTACGGACATGAGCGTGGCCCGATTCGCCGGCATGATGGACGTTAATTATATGGGGGTTGTGCGCTGCACGAAGGCGGTGCTTCCGCATATGCTGGCGCGCCGCGACGGTCATATCGTGAATATTGCCTCTATGGCAGGCAAGATCGGCTCACCCAAGTCTGCCGGCTACAGCGCGACGAAGCATGCCGTGCTCGGGTTCACGAATGCGCTTCGGATGGAGCTGGCGGGAACTGGCGTGGCCGTATCGGCCGTCAATCCGGGACCTGTCGATACGCCCTTCTTCGAACTGGCTGATCCTTCCGGCCAGTATGTGAACAATGTCCGCTGGTTCATGATGCCGCCGGAGAAGGTGGTGCGCCACCTGCTTCGCATCATGGAGACGCGCAGACAGGAAGTGGACCTGCCGTGGCTGGGAGCCTTGGGCATACGCTTCTATTCTCTCTTTCCCCGCATATCCAATCGTATCGCAGCCAGATTGCTGAACAAAAAATAAGCGCCGCTATGGGCGCTTAACGAATGTTATCGGCTCGGGAGGGAAGAACTGCAGCCGGTCCGCTCATCCTATGCCGCCACGGAATGCGGGCTAGCGGGAGCGGACTTGTCGCAGCAGCCGGCACAGAGCGTCAGGAACTGGAGCCGCCCTGCCGATGCGCCTCGTTCATTTGCTTAATCTCCTCGAACAGCGCCCGTATTTCCGCCTTTCCTTCCGGATGGGCATCGTTCCAATGCCGAGTCAGGTTCGGCATCGTCTTATGCATTTGATTATACAGAGCCCACCGCTTCACCTTGTCGACGGTGGCCGGATCGGAATGCCCCGTCAGCAGCTCGGCATATTTTTCAACTAACCGTTCGAATGCGGGTTGCGCAGCTTCACTCATATTAGGTCCTCCTTTTTCCTGTTACGATGATGATCGATGCCTCACCATTACGGTCCGCGATTTGCGGCCCCTTCGATTGCTTTCATACTTCCGCTTTATATTCCAGCATGTCACGAACAAGAGTAGATGATGCATTATGATGGCTCGGGCCGGCTTCAGGAGCTGCCCTATGATTGCGCATAATCTGCATTTATGGTTAATTGTACCACATTTCGCGGTCAAGACGGGCCGATCAAGGACGAAAAGTTTGGTGGCGGCGCTTCTTTTCGCTATAATAGAGCCATGGATACCGAAGTTGAGTTAGATATACATACATGAACGGATGTCATGTCATAGAGAGGAACGATGCAGTTGAGCACCACGTTTGCTTCCTTGTCGATTACCGAGGAATTGTTAGCCAAGCTTCAAGCGAAAGACATTACCGCTCCGTCTCCCGTACAGGCGGAAGCGATTCCGGCAGCGCTGGAGGGCCGCGATATTCTGGCCCAGTCGCAGACCGGAACGGGCAAGACACTGGCTTACCTCTTGCCGGTATTGATGAAAATAGACGCCTCGCATCGAGGCACGCAGGCGGTTGTCATTGCCCCGACGCAGGAGCTGGCGATGCAGATCGTGCGCGAGGCGGAGTACTACGGCGAGGGAAGCGGCATTCATGTCGCCGCGCTCATTGGCGGAGCTGCGCTGAACCGCCAGGTGGAGCGGCTGCGCGACAAGCCGCAGCTTGTCGTCGGCACGCCCGGCCGGATCCGGGAACTGATTGAGATGCGCAAGCTGAAGATGCATGAGGTCCGCATGATCGTCGTGGATGAGGTCGACCATTTGCTGCAGAAGGGCGGAGCCCGCGATACGGACATGGCGATACGCAGCGCGCTGCGCGATCGGCAGCTTCTCTTCTTCTCGGCGACTCTCCCTCAGGAGGTTCGGGAACTGGCCGCTCGCTTCATGCAGGCGCCGGCGGAGATCGGAATCGAGCCGGACAAGCGGATGGCGGACACGATTCAGCATCTGTATGTGGCCGTTGAACGCGACAAGATCGACATGGTCCGCCGTCTTATCCGGCTGTGGAACCCGAAGCGGGCGATCGCGTTCGTGAATGACACGAACCGCATCGGAGAATGGGAGGCGAAGCTGGCCTATGCCGGCCTGTCGGTTGCTTCCCTGTACGGGGATGCGCCGAAGCAGGAGCGGGCAGCCGTGCTGCGGCGCTTCCGCGATGGCCAGGTCCAGGTGCTCCTGGCGACCGATGTCGCGGCCAGAGGATTGGATATCCCGGATCTGCCGCTCGTCATCAGCATTGAGCCGGCGCTAGATGCGGAGCACTATATTCACCGCGCCGGCCGCACCGGCCGGATGGGCCGCCAAGGAACGTCCGTCAATCTGATTACGCCGCAAGAGCGGTTCATTATGCGCAAGTTCGAACGCGAGCTTGGAATTACGATCGCCGAGCGCGTCTTCTACGAAGGGCGCCTGCACGACCCGAACGCGAACCGGGGCGGGGGCAAGCCGAACCGCAAGCCGCGCGGCGCGCGCGATGCCGCCGGAGCTGCCAGGAAGGCGCAGCCCAAGTCGGAGCGTCACCAGGAACGGAAGGACAAAGGCGCCCCGAAGTGGCTCAAGGATAAACGCACGTAATTAGGAGGAAAAGGTCGAGCACCGCTGAATGGGCATCATTCGGCGGTGCTTTTGCATTTGGAAAGGAATTGGCATCGAGTCTAGTAAAAACATAACAAAAACATAAAGTTTCCTGTATATGGTTGAACCGGGCTATGTCAACCGATATACTGAATTTGGAATGGGAAAAGGAGGAGAACGGACTGTGGTAAGGAAATGGAAGATTGCTCTGCTTCTGACCCTCGTCGTTGCGATGCTAAGCGGCTGCTTCGGCGAGAAGCCGGTGCTTGAGGAGCTCGGGAAGGACGGCAAGGGGAAGATTAAAGTTGTCTATTATAACGAAGAAGCCTTTTACTCGGAGTATGGCAATAGTTTTAATGTGAAATATCCGGATATTGAATTTGAAGTGATCGATCAGCAAGAAATGTACCGGGAAATGCAGAATAATGAAGATGCCGATTATCGGGAAGAAACGAGGAAGTTCCTGGACAAGCATAAGCCGGACGTATTGATGGTTGATTTGTCCACGATGGAGAAGATGGCCCAGGAAGGCAAGCTCTATAATCTGGACGCCGTTATCGCTCAGGAGCAATTCGATCTGGACGGATTTATGCCGGGCCTCATCGATATGATTCGAGCCAAGGGAGGCGGTTCGCTCTACGGACTGGCCCCTAATTTCTTCACGAGTGTAATCTACTATAATGCCGGGTTGTTCCGGGAGCATAATATCGAACCGCCGCGCAATAAAATGACTTGGCAGGAGCTGATCGATCTGTCGAGCCGCTTCTCGGGCATCGGATCGGGCGAGAATCAAATTTATGGCTACTACGAACGATATGGCACTGTGGACCAACTGCTGAATAAAATAGCGCAAGCCTCCTCGCTGCGCCTGTTCGACGCCAAAGGGGAAAAGCTCGTCTTCAATACGGATGGGTGGAAGCAAGCGATGAAGATGGCTTCAGACGCGATCCGGAACAAGTCGATCTATACCCAACCAATGGATGAAGGCAATGAACGTGTATTTATGGGCGACGACGATCTCTTTTTCAAAGGCAAGGCAGCGATGATTATCGATGGACCTTGGATGGTATCCCAATTCAAGAATCGCATGATGTGGGATAAAGAAGCAAAGGAAATCGACTGGGGCATGGTGACCGCGCCTGTCGATCCGTCGAATCCGGATGAATCATCGTATTCGAGTCTGAACGAAGTATTCGCTATCGCGGCGGATTCCCCGAACAAGCGGGCGGCGTGGGAGTTCGTCAAATTCGTGAACGGGACGGAAATGGCCAAGGCGGCCTCCCGCTCTTCGCGGGGATATCTGCCGACACGGAACCAGTTCATGAAGGAAATTGAGGGCAAAAGCACGGAGCCGTTCTATTTGCTGCGGCCGAAGGCGGACTACGAGTCGATGTGGGGCGGAGCAAATGTGAAAATGCCGCGAGATTTCTACGATGACTTCACTAAGATTCTGGCCAAAGAAATGAAAGCCGTGGTCGACAACAAGAAGACGGTGGAGGAAGCCGCCGCCGCCATACAGGCGGAAGGCGAGGCAGCGCTGCAAAAGGGCAGAGAAGCGGAAAAAGCGCGCAAAGCGGCCAAAAATAGTGCAGAAGGCGACAGCGGCAAAGCCGCAGAGGAGAACAAAACTGAGGATTCAGGCAGTGCGGAGGCAACCACATCCGAAGGGGATTGACTAGCATAGAATGCAAGACATGACTTATGGCCGCTGACACAAGTTGGCGGCCTTTTTATTTCGTAAAGGGGGAGACAATAGTTGGCGAAAAAATGGAAGATCGTTGTGCTTCTGACTGCAGTTGTGGCCATGCTCGGCGGCTGCCTCGGCGAGAAACCGGTACTTGACGAGCTGGGGAAGGACGGCAAGGGGAAAATTAAAGTCGTATATTATGACGAAGACAATTTTTATCGTGAATACGGCAATTACTTTAACGTCAAATACCCGGATATTGAATTTGAAATCGTGAACATGAATGAAATGTACAAGGACTTGGAAGGGAAGGAGAATGTCGATTACGAGGCGGAGCGGCTGAAGTTCTTGGAGAAGCATAAGCCCGATGTAATGATGGTCAGTCTCGAGAATATGGAGAAGATGGTCCAGGAAGGCAAGCTGTATAATCTGGATGCCGTTATCGCCCAGGAAAAATTCGATCTGGAAGGATATATGCCGGGCCTGATTGACATGATCCGAGAAAAAGGAGGCGGTTCGCTGTATGGACTGAGTCCGAATTTCTATACTAGTGTCATGTATTACAATGCCGAGCTGTTCCGGGAGCATAATATCGAACCGCCGCGCAACAAGATGAGCTGGCAGGAGGTACTCGATCTGTCGAGCCGCTTCGCCGGCATCGGCTCAGGCGAGGATCAAATCTATGGTTACTATGAGCGTTACGGTTCGCCAGAGAATCTGCTCTATAAGATGGCTGAAGCTTCCTCGCTCCGTCTGTTCGACCCGAAGGGGGAGAAGCTCATATTCAACACGGACGGGTGGAAGCAGTTGATGAAGCAGGAGACCGATTCGATCCGGAATAAGGCGGTATATACGATGCCGCCGAGCAATCATGAAGATCGTGTATTTAGGGGAGACGATGATCTCTTTTTTAAAGGCAAAGCTGCGATGGTTATAGAATCTCCATGGTTCTTAACCCAGATTAAGGATCGCCATTTATGGGATAAAGAGTCGAAGAAAATCGATTGGGGCATGGTAACCGCGCCTGTCGATCCGGCTTCTCCCGATGAAACGTCATATGCAGGTCTGAGCGAAATGTATGTCATCGCGGCGGATTCCCCGAACAAGCGGGCGGCGTGGGAGTTCGTCAAGTTCGTCAACGGGCCGGAAATGGCCAAAGCGGCCTCCCGTTCAATGAGAGGCGATCTGCCGACACGGACGCAGTTCATGAAGGAAGTAGACGGCAAAAGCACGGAGGCGTTCTATATGCTGCGGCCGAAGGCGGAATCCGGCTCGATGTGGGGCGGGTCGAACGTCCAAATCCCTTATGACTTCCATTCGGCCTTCAGTACCATTCTGTCGAAGGAATTGCAGGCCGTCATCGACAACAAGAAGACGGTGGAGGAAGCGGCGGCCGCCATCCAGGCAGAGGGCGAAGCGGCCCTGCTAAAGGCCAGGGAAGAGGACAAAGCGCGTAAAGAGGCTGAACAGAAAGTAAAAGGTGAGAGCGGCAAAGCAGAAGAAGAGAACAAAACAGAAGGCTCTGGCAGCGCGGAGGCAGGAACAGCAGAAGGAGATTGACCAGCGTAGAATGCAAGACAGGACATTGGCCGCTGACATAGGTTGGCGGTCGTACCGTTTGTAGAGGAGGAGAATCTATTTTGCTTAAAAAATGGAAGATTGCTTTGCTTCTTACCATGGTGGTTGCCTTGCTCGGCGGCTGCTTCGGCGAGAAGCCCGTATTGGACGAGCTGGGAAAGGACGGCAAGGGGACAATTAAAGTTGTCTATTATGATGAGGATAACTTTTATCGGCAATACGGTAATTATTTCAATGTGAAATATCCGGATATTGAATTCGAGATCGTAAGTATGCAGGAAATGTACCGGGATCTGCAAGACAAAGAAAATGTCGATTATGAAGAAGAGCGGTTGAAGTTTCTGGAGAAGAACAAGCCGGATGTACTGATGATCGATTTGGAAATGATGGAGAAGCTTGCCCAGGAAGGGAAGCTGTATAATCTGGATTCGATCATTACTCAGGAAAAATTCGATTTGGAAGGGTATATGCCGGGCCTTGTCGACATGATTCGGGAACATGGCGGCGGTTCGCTGTACGGACTGGCTCCGTCTTTCTATACTAGTGCCATTTATTATAATGCCGAGCTGTTCCGGGAGAATAACATCGAACCGCCGCGCAATAAAATGACATGGCAGGAGGTGCTTGATCTGTCGAGCCGCTTCGCAAGTGTCGGTTCAGGCGAGAATCAAGTCTATGGCTACTATCAGCGCTATGGAGGAGGACCTCAAGATCTCTTTTTGGATGTTGCAAACGGATCCTCGATGCGGTTTTTCGACGCCAAAGGGGAGAAGCTCGTCTTCAATACGGACGGATGGAAGCAGGTGGTGAGGCTCACAACGGACGCGATCCGGAACAAGGGGGTATACACTCAACCGAGGGATGAGGGGGACACCCACAGATTTTCGTCGGATGAAGATCTCTTTTTCAAAGGCCGTGCCGCGATGATCATGGGGGACTCATGGTTCATATCTCAAATCAAGAACCGTATCATGTGGGATAAAGAGGCCAAGCCAATCGACTGGGAAATGGTATCCGTACCTGTCGATCCGGCTTCTCCTGACGAGTCTTCGTACGCGAGTCTGCACGAAGTCTATGCCATCGCGGCGGATTCGCCGAACAAGCGGGCGGCGTGGGAGTTCGTCAAATTCGTGAACGGGCCGGAAATGGCCAAGGCAGCCTCCCGTTCGATGGAGGGCAACCTTCCGACGAGGAACCAATTCATGAAGGAAATCGACGGTAAAAGCACGGAGGCATTCTATTCGCTGCGGCCGAAGGCGAAGTACGAATCGATCTGGGGCGGACGGGATGTTGAAGTACCGTCCACTTTCTACGGGGATTTCCGAACGCTCCTGGATAAGGAACTGAAGTCTGTAATAGACAACAAGAAGACGGTCGATGAAGCTGCCGCCGCCATCCAGGCGGAGGGTGAAGCAGCCCTGCTGAAGGGCCGGGAAGAGGACAAAGCGCGCAAAGAGGCTGAACAGAAAGCAAAAGGCGAGAGCGGCAAAGCAGAAGAAGAGAACAAAACAGAAGGCTCTGGCAGCGCGGAGGCAGGAACAGCAGAAGGGGATTGACCAGCGTAGAATGCAGAAGATGACTTTTTTTGGCCGCTGACATAAGTTGGCGGTCTTTTTATTGATCAAGGAGGAGAACCTATTTTGTTTAAAAAATGAAAAATCGTTTTACTGTTGACTCTGGGAAGCCTCGCTGCAGAATAGCAACCTGATCGAACGGAGCCGATATTCAGGGGGCAAAAAGTAGTATCTCACTACAGTGAGACAGCCACCCTGATTCTCAAAGCTCGAATCGATGAACATCATGTACCATTCAGGCTGTTGAGAAAGTCCAAAGGAATTTTGGGTACTTCATCAGGACTTGTCTCTCAGTAGAAAAATTTTATCTGATCGAAGTGCCTGAAAACTGCACAATGAAATGTCTTTCCCATAGGGGAAGTCCTCAAATTTGCACGGTTTCTCAAGACACGTTGATTCGGTAGGCAAAATCTTGCGCAAAGACAGCAATTCGATAGGGACGACTTCGCCAGAAAGGGAACCCTGTAAAACGGCAGCAATTTCACCCGTTTCTCTTCGACTTAGCTCAAAAGGGCCTAAAATGATGTAGCTGTGCAGTAATTCCTCGAAATGTAGACTCATTGAGCCGAAATTCCTGTAAAATAGCAGCAATTCCCTCCACACGTTAAAACCCCAGGATATTATGATGTCTCCAGAAGGCGATGACGCTCTGAATGCCAAGTTTCGATTAGGTAATCACCCCTCCGAAAAAAACAGGGGTTTTCCAACAGCCTGACTTTTGCAGGAATTTCATCAAATAGCGGCTTAAAAAGGAGAAATTGATAGCATCCACGCAGCATTTTCACTGCTCCATCCATCTTCCACCGTTTTGCCAACCCGCCATTTTTCGATCTGTACAGTCTCTATGCGAGCGTTTCCGTTTTTTTCGCATCCACATTCTCTGTTGACTCGTCACCTCAATCATTTTGCAATGCCTATGAGACATCCCCTGTTCCGTTGATGCGGGCATCTTCCTTGCAGT
Proteins encoded in this region:
- a CDS encoding chemotaxis protein CheX, with translation MKAEWIHPFLQSACTVIEQVVQVRPERGELEMLSWSGSHDFRIQIGMTGQLSGHVAFGLNEDVAIKMASAMMGGFPLEVLDAIGESAISELGNMISGNATTLMYNQGLHVDITPPQLLLPSNSGPIQQAMAVPLIIGDIGRFDVLMHIGYSDKVSIVS
- a CDS encoding SDR family NAD(P)-dependent oxidoreductase — protein: MDWTGKIVLITGASSGIGALTAQAVAAKGAVPVLTGRSRNKLEAAVLGITAEHAVYTMDVTSDDDVERVITDVLKRFGRIDILLNNAGYGEFERVTDMSVARFAGMMDVNYMGVVRCTKAVLPHMLARRDGHIVNIASMAGKIGSPKSAGYSATKHAVLGFTNALRMELAGTGVAVSAVNPGPVDTPFFELADPSGQYVNNVRWFMMPPEKVVRHLLRIMETRRQEVDLPWLGALGIRFYSLFPRISNRIAARLLNKK
- a CDS encoding DUF2573 family protein — protein: MSEAAQPAFERLVEKYAELLTGHSDPATVDKVKRWALYNQMHKTMPNLTRHWNDAHPEGKAEIRALFEEIKQMNEAHRQGGSSS
- a CDS encoding DEAD/DEAH box helicase; amino-acid sequence: MQLSTTFASLSITEELLAKLQAKDITAPSPVQAEAIPAALEGRDILAQSQTGTGKTLAYLLPVLMKIDASHRGTQAVVIAPTQELAMQIVREAEYYGEGSGIHVAALIGGAALNRQVERLRDKPQLVVGTPGRIRELIEMRKLKMHEVRMIVVDEVDHLLQKGGARDTDMAIRSALRDRQLLFFSATLPQEVRELAARFMQAPAEIGIEPDKRMADTIQHLYVAVERDKIDMVRRLIRLWNPKRAIAFVNDTNRIGEWEAKLAYAGLSVASLYGDAPKQERAAVLRRFRDGQVQVLLATDVAARGLDIPDLPLVISIEPALDAEHYIHRAGRTGRMGRQGTSVNLITPQERFIMRKFERELGITIAERVFYEGRLHDPNANRGGGKPNRKPRGARDAAGAARKAQPKSERHQERKDKGAPKWLKDKRT
- a CDS encoding ABC transporter substrate-binding protein, translated to MVRKWKIALLLTLVVAMLSGCFGEKPVLEELGKDGKGKIKVVYYNEEAFYSEYGNSFNVKYPDIEFEVIDQQEMYREMQNNEDADYREETRKFLDKHKPDVLMVDLSTMEKMAQEGKLYNLDAVIAQEQFDLDGFMPGLIDMIRAKGGGSLYGLAPNFFTSVIYYNAGLFREHNIEPPRNKMTWQELIDLSSRFSGIGSGENQIYGYYERYGTVDQLLNKIAQASSLRLFDAKGEKLVFNTDGWKQAMKMASDAIRNKSIYTQPMDEGNERVFMGDDDLFFKGKAAMIIDGPWMVSQFKNRMMWDKEAKEIDWGMVTAPVDPSNPDESSYSSLNEVFAIAADSPNKRAAWEFVKFVNGTEMAKAASRSSRGYLPTRNQFMKEIEGKSTEPFYLLRPKADYESMWGGANVKMPRDFYDDFTKILAKEMKAVVDNKKTVEEAAAAIQAEGEAALQKGREAEKARKAAKNSAEGDSGKAAEENKTEDSGSAEATTSEGD
- a CDS encoding ABC transporter substrate-binding protein, giving the protein MAKKWKIVVLLTAVVAMLGGCLGEKPVLDELGKDGKGKIKVVYYDEDNFYREYGNYFNVKYPDIEFEIVNMNEMYKDLEGKENVDYEAERLKFLEKHKPDVMMVSLENMEKMVQEGKLYNLDAVIAQEKFDLEGYMPGLIDMIREKGGGSLYGLSPNFYTSVMYYNAELFREHNIEPPRNKMSWQEVLDLSSRFAGIGSGEDQIYGYYERYGSPENLLYKMAEASSLRLFDPKGEKLIFNTDGWKQLMKQETDSIRNKAVYTMPPSNHEDRVFRGDDDLFFKGKAAMVIESPWFLTQIKDRHLWDKESKKIDWGMVTAPVDPASPDETSYAGLSEMYVIAADSPNKRAAWEFVKFVNGPEMAKAASRSMRGDLPTRTQFMKEVDGKSTEAFYMLRPKAESGSMWGGSNVQIPYDFHSAFSTILSKELQAVIDNKKTVEEAAAAIQAEGEAALLKAREEDKARKEAEQKVKGESGKAEEENKTEGSGSAEAGTAEGD
- a CDS encoding extracellular solute-binding protein, coding for MLKKWKIALLLTMVVALLGGCFGEKPVLDELGKDGKGTIKVVYYDEDNFYRQYGNYFNVKYPDIEFEIVSMQEMYRDLQDKENVDYEEERLKFLEKNKPDVLMIDLEMMEKLAQEGKLYNLDSIITQEKFDLEGYMPGLVDMIREHGGGSLYGLAPSFYTSAIYYNAELFRENNIEPPRNKMTWQEVLDLSSRFASVGSGENQVYGYYQRYGGGPQDLFLDVANGSSMRFFDAKGEKLVFNTDGWKQVVRLTTDAIRNKGVYTQPRDEGDTHRFSSDEDLFFKGRAAMIMGDSWFISQIKNRIMWDKEAKPIDWEMVSVPVDPASPDESSYASLHEVYAIAADSPNKRAAWEFVKFVNGPEMAKAASRSMEGNLPTRNQFMKEIDGKSTEAFYSLRPKAKYESIWGGRDVEVPSTFYGDFRTLLDKELKSVIDNKKTVDEAAAAIQAEGEAALLKGREEDKARKEAEQKAKGESGKAEEENKTEGSGSAEAGTAEGD